From the genome of Nocardia sp. NBC_01503, one region includes:
- a CDS encoding 3-hydroxybutyrate dehydrogenase codes for MTGDLTGRTALVTGGASGIGAACAKELAGQGAKVIVADIDGPGAKQVAAEIGGHAWEVDLLDVAALEELRLDVDILVNNAGVQSINPIVDFPPEKFRMLLALMVEAPFLLIRAALPHMYERGHGRIINISSVHGIRASAYKSAYVTAKHALEGLSKVTALEGGPHGVTSNCVSPGYVRTPLVDTQIADQAAAHGIDEQEVVERIMLTENAVKRLVEPGEVAALVGWLATDAARMVTGASYTMDGGWSAR; via the coding sequence ATGACCGGCGACCTGACCGGACGCACCGCCCTGGTCACGGGCGGTGCGAGCGGAATCGGCGCGGCCTGCGCGAAAGAGCTTGCCGGGCAGGGGGCCAAGGTGATCGTGGCCGATATCGACGGGCCCGGGGCGAAGCAGGTGGCGGCCGAGATCGGCGGGCACGCCTGGGAAGTGGATCTCCTCGATGTCGCCGCACTCGAGGAACTGCGTCTCGACGTGGACATCCTGGTGAACAACGCCGGGGTGCAGAGCATCAACCCGATTGTCGACTTCCCGCCGGAGAAGTTCCGAATGCTGTTGGCGCTCATGGTGGAAGCGCCGTTCCTGCTGATTCGGGCGGCGCTGCCGCACATGTACGAGCGGGGCCACGGCCGGATCATCAATATCTCCTCGGTACACGGCATCCGGGCCTCGGCCTACAAGTCCGCGTACGTCACCGCCAAGCACGCACTGGAAGGGCTGTCCAAAGTGACCGCGCTGGAAGGCGGTCCGCACGGCGTCACCAGCAATTGCGTCAGCCCCGGCTATGTGCGAACCCCGTTGGTGGACACACAGATCGCCGATCAGGCGGCCGCGCACGGTATCGACGAGCAAGAGGTGGTGGAGCGAATCATGCTCACCGAGAACGCCGTCAAACGACTCGTGGAGCCGGGGGAGGTGGCCGCGCTGGTCGGCTGGCTCGCCACCGATGCCGCTCGCATGGTGACCGGGGCGAGCTACACCATGGATGGCGGATGGAGTGCGCGATGA
- a CDS encoding MFS transporter, protein MSVRDTEPPQGTALAGLRRVVAASMAGTVVEWYEFFLYGTAATLVFNKVFFAKGTSDLDAILAAFITYAVGFAARPIGGIVFGHFGDKYGRKKLLQLSLLLVGATTFLMGCLPTFAQVGYLAPALLVVLRFMQGFAVGGEWGGAVLLVAEHSPSRSRAFWASWPQAAVPLGNMLATVVLLILTSTLSDASFLSWGWRVAFWLSAVVVLIGYYVRTKITDAPIFLAAQQLAEQEKATSFSAIEVLKRYPRGVFTAMGLRFGENILYYLVVTFSITYLKVHVGANTKVILWWLLVAHAVHFAIIPLAGRLSDRFGRRPIYLIGALAAGTWGFFAFPMMDSKHNAVILSAIIIGLVFHAFMYAAQPAIMAEMFPTRMRYSGVSLGYQVTSIVAGSLAPIIAVRLLNTYKSSVPIAWYLAGAAAVTVVAVLFARETNGADLAAIDLADAESVAAESNRKVAA, encoded by the coding sequence ATGAGCGTCCGGGATACCGAGCCGCCGCAGGGCACCGCGCTGGCGGGACTCCGGCGGGTGGTGGCCGCCTCGATGGCGGGCACCGTCGTCGAGTGGTACGAATTCTTCCTCTACGGCACGGCGGCGACGCTGGTCTTCAACAAGGTGTTCTTCGCCAAGGGCACCAGCGATCTGGATGCGATTCTGGCGGCGTTCATCACCTATGCGGTGGGCTTCGCGGCGCGGCCGATCGGCGGAATAGTCTTCGGGCACTTCGGCGATAAGTACGGTCGTAAGAAGCTGCTCCAGTTGAGTCTGCTGTTGGTGGGTGCGACCACCTTCCTGATGGGCTGTCTGCCGACCTTCGCGCAGGTCGGCTATCTGGCCCCCGCCCTGCTGGTGGTGCTGCGCTTCATGCAGGGCTTCGCGGTCGGCGGTGAGTGGGGCGGCGCGGTTCTGCTTGTGGCCGAACACAGTCCGAGCAGGAGTCGCGCGTTCTGGGCGTCCTGGCCGCAGGCCGCGGTACCGCTGGGCAATATGCTCGCGACCGTCGTACTGCTGATCCTGACCTCCACGCTCTCGGACGCGTCCTTCCTGTCCTGGGGTTGGCGGGTGGCCTTCTGGCTCTCGGCGGTGGTGGTGCTGATCGGTTACTACGTGCGCACCAAGATCACCGACGCGCCCATCTTCCTGGCCGCGCAGCAGCTGGCCGAACAGGAGAAGGCGACCTCGTTCAGCGCCATCGAGGTGCTCAAGCGTTATCCGCGTGGGGTTTTCACCGCCATGGGCCTGCGTTTCGGCGAGAACATCCTGTACTACCTGGTGGTCACCTTCAGCATCACCTATCTGAAGGTGCATGTCGGAGCCAATACGAAGGTGATCCTGTGGTGGCTGTTGGTCGCGCACGCGGTGCATTTCGCGATCATCCCGCTGGCGGGACGGCTCAGTGACCGGTTCGGCCGCCGCCCGATCTATCTGATCGGCGCGCTGGCGGCGGGCACCTGGGGCTTCTTCGCCTTCCCCATGATGGACAGCAAGCACAATGCGGTCATCCTGTCGGCGATCATCATCGGACTGGTCTTCCACGCCTTCATGTACGCCGCCCAACCCGCGATCATGGCCGAGATGTTCCCGACCCGAATGCGGTATTCCGGTGTCTCCCTCGGCTATCAGGTGACCTCGATCGTCGCCGGTTCGCTCGCGCCGATCATCGCGGTGCGACTGCTCAATACCTACAAGTCCTCGGTGCCGATCGCCTGGTACCTGGCCGGGGCGGCCGCCGTCACCGTGGTCGCGGTGCTGTTCGCCCGGGAGACCAATGGCGCGGATCTGGCCGCCATCGACCTGGCGGACGCGGAAAGCGTGGCCGCGGAGAGCAATCGAAAGGTGGCCGCATGA
- a CDS encoding LysR family transcriptional regulator, translating to MSVTPATARPNPDDLLVLLAVGRTGRYVSAADELGLNHTTISRRIATLEHALGGRVLTRGAGGWELTELGREALAAAETIESAVRALASGTDGMRVLEGVVRMSATDGFSAYLAAPAIAQVQREHPKVTVEIITATRRASLQRSSLDIEVVVGKPQVRRAEAIPLGDYTLALYASESYIAAHGSPESVADLSNHPLVYFIDSMLQVDDLDLAPTLFAPTMRESISSTNVFVHVEATRAAAGIGLLPCFMADRHTDLLRVLPGQVAVQLTYWLVTRPETLRRPEVAAIVRALRAQVLSMRPQLLGGSPAA from the coding sequence ATGAGCGTGACCCCCGCCACTGCGCGACCCAATCCGGACGACCTGCTCGTACTGCTGGCGGTGGGGCGGACCGGCCGCTATGTTTCAGCAGCCGATGAGCTGGGACTGAATCACACCACCATCTCGCGGCGCATCGCCACGCTCGAGCACGCGCTGGGCGGGCGAGTGCTCACGCGCGGCGCGGGCGGATGGGAATTGACCGAACTGGGCCGAGAAGCGTTGGCGGCGGCCGAAACCATCGAATCCGCGGTGCGGGCGCTGGCCTCGGGAACCGATGGGATGCGGGTTCTCGAGGGTGTGGTTCGCATGTCCGCGACCGACGGATTCAGCGCGTATCTGGCCGCCCCGGCCATCGCACAGGTGCAGCGCGAGCATCCCAAGGTGACCGTGGAGATCATTACCGCGACCCGCCGGGCATCGCTGCAACGCTCCAGCCTCGATATCGAAGTGGTGGTCGGCAAACCCCAGGTGCGACGGGCCGAAGCCATTCCCCTCGGGGATTACACCCTCGCCCTCTACGCCTCCGAGTCCTACATCGCCGCGCACGGCTCCCCCGAATCCGTCGCCGACCTCTCGAATCACCCGCTGGTCTACTTCATCGACTCCATGCTCCAGGTCGACGACCTCGACCTGGCCCCCACCCTCTTCGCGCCGACGATGCGCGAATCCATCTCCTCCACAAACGTTTTCGTACACGTGGAGGCCACCCGCGCCGCCGCCGGAATCGGCCTGCTCCCCTGCTTCATGGCCGACCGGCATACGGACCTGCTCCGCGTCCTGCCCGGCCAGGTCGCCGTCCAACTCACCTATTGGCTGGTGACCCGGCCCGAAACCCTCCGGCGGCCGGAGGTGGCCGCCATAGTCCGCGCGTTGCGCGCCCAGGTCCTGTCGATGCGCCCCCAACTCCTGGGAGGCTCCCCCGCGGCCTGA